The nucleotide sequence GTTATTCCGGTATATCTTCCTGATACTCCGATGACAGAAACGGTGGATCCGAGGCGGAACTCTTGTCTTGCTTGTAATTCAGTCCAGAAGGTCGAGACAGTCACCTTGTGAATTCTTCCATCGCTTGCTAAATGCTCAAGGAACCTGCCCTTAGGGTCATCTGGAAATAGTGGGATTCTGTAAAGTGCAATGTCCTGAGGATCTTTTGAGAATATATCTCCCACAGTCCAATTTTTGTACTTAGTACGCCTCAGATAATTTGCaattattctcttttcctCACCTGGTATTTGTAAAGTGGCTTTTGTGGTGTCGTCGAAGGATTCCACTATCACTTGATCGATAATCCTTAACCACCACAGCAGTAGTTTATCACCGCTCAAAATGTGCTTATTAGGATTTTTGGAAGAGTCGGAAAACAGATATTGAGGTTCTGCTCTAGTGAATAGACTTATTTGTGTAATAAGCTCAGTAGCAGCTGGATATTTGACGTACAATTCGTGTTCAGGGATGTGTACTTTGCTGTTGATCCCGTATCTATCGAGTTTTCTTTCGGACAAGATCTTCAATGCCTTCCTCACCGGTGTAGTCCTTCTTATGATATGATCACTAGCCAATAACTTCCGAACACCCGGTTTGACTTTTTGCAAGTAATGATTTGGATCAATGGCCAAGATGAATGCAATTATTGACCTCACGATTCGCCCGACATTCAGTTTTACTGAACAATAACCGTTCGTGTCAGCTTTCGAGACGAACAAAAGTCTTTCAGTAGGCGCCGACGAATTAAGATAAATTGTGAAATAGACTACAATCTCCACTGCAAACACAACCTTTTGCGAATGACATAGTGCCACGAAATGCTGAGTCTTTACTGTCTTGATATTctcattctttttgttAATGTTTCCTCCAGCTTCAGGGAATACAATGGGCGAAGTCTCTCTTGGAGGGGATTGAAGATTGAAAATTTCGAACTCTTCACCAAGTGGGAGAGAATCCTTCAAGCAATCTTCTAGTGTCATGTCAACACCAAATTATACTTATCTTTTTACGCGTTTTTCTAATCACTGCTTAAATATGCTGTAACAATTAAAATGGTgcttttttcatttcatcaCAATGCTCTCTTTTCAATGAGAATCTCTGTTCAGATATAGATCAACGCTTTCAAAATAAGGTATCTACCTGAAATATTCATTTAATGATATCCGTAGACATTATATTCAAACATCTACATATAGTTTGAAACCGGGGAGAGACCCagctgtatatatatattattttatattataccCACCAACTTTAAATCTGAGCTAATTTACAAGTTTTCGTATTCCTCTGGGTAAAAAATGAGACGTTCCACACCTTCTGCAGTTAGGATAACCATTCTAATGACACCACCTGAGGATCCATCCCATTTGATAGCTTGCGATAGGGAATGTTTGACAAAATTGATTGTTTCCTCTTTGGTCATGTTTTCCTTGTAGTTCTTGTCACAGTAACCATATATGAATGCTGAACCAGACCCAGCAATAGAATATGATTGTTTATGAACAGATCCACCTAGTGGTATACTGTAAACCTCACCTCCATTCTTTTCGTCATAACCTGCTACTATAATACCCGCTGTTAAGTTATCCTTGTTTTCGTAACAAAGTGTCTTGAAGATAGATGCTGCTACTTTAGTTGTTGGTTCTCCGTATTGTGATGTGTACAACTCTAGATGATACTGTACAATATCAGCAACTGCTTGTGTATCAGCAGCAGACCCTGATCTACAACACCAGATCTTGTCATGAACTTTTGTTAGTTTATCTGTAACACGATTTGCAATATACGCACCTGTCGTTGTCCTGGAATCTGCACCTAAGATAACACCATCTTTAAATGTCACCGCCATACTGTTTAAAATGATAATAGTTAGTAAAATAATGTCCTATCCATAGAGTTGGCGTCAATTAGTGACCATATACCAATAGATTTTTATACATACATTGAGGTACCCAAACTGACCTCACCCTTCTTCAAGCGGTTCATATCCACTTGAATTCCGTCCATCTTTTATAGTGTTTTGATTATTATATGCCCAATTGACTTAGCTATGAGTGGCTTGCACCTAATTCAGTGTCAATAGAACCCAGTCTGCTCTTTCACTAACTTTGTGAAGATCGTTGTGTACTATTAAAGGTTTGCCACCGGTCCTTCTTAATGCTATTTCCTTAAGTTTAAGATCATATAATAAAAGCCGGGTAACACTTTCCATCTATCATTAAAGGTTCGACTTTAAGCTTAAAGAAGAGCAGACAGGTATGTTACAAATACCAACACTACATACCGATTCTCCCCGAGCTGCCATTTAGCCAGTGAATCTAAAGATTATATACGTATTCATATTTGTAAAGATACTTTTTATTATAGTTGTAGAAACATACCTTCTAATGGGGCcttgtccttcttttcgTAGGTGAATCGTCATCTCTTTCCGGTAGAGAATCACTATCCAGGAAATCCAAATCGACCGTTAGATCTTTAGGACTTGGTTCAATAGCTGATTGAGGGGATGGAAATCCAAAAAGAGTCGTATGGGGTATTCTATTGAAGCTAATACTCTTCGTTTTTCCTGCCAATCTTTTGTTGACGTTGAGAAGGGAGAGGTTTGAAGCGTCTCCAGTAATATGGGGAGTATCATCAGTTGAATTCTGCAAAGGCTGCGTCTGATTGTATTCCGTACCAGCGAGTCTAGTCTTTGCAGTACTATCAAGTATTTGTGTTGACTTAATTGGACTTGGAATTGCTCCTCGAGCTCTGCTGAATCTATTTTTGATTCTATCCAtcttatttcttttgatCCTCTCTGAGCCAGGTATTGTAGTAAAGCCATTGCTATTAATATCCAATGGTTTCATAGGAGTTTGGAACGctatatcttctttttgtgAGGAGATGTTTCTGGTATCGTCAGCTGCTAAACTATTTGGATAGGAAAAtgtcttttctttccataaACTCATGATTGCTCGCATATTTGCTCTATTCCACCTAGCCCTAAACATCTGCACGGACTCCTCATTTCGCTTTaacttcatcattttcatacTCCATTGGTTTGTCCACTTTAAAAGTAGCTTTGCttgcttttcttcaacataaAGTACTAATTTTGAATCCTGCAGTTTGAGATTGTCCATCTTTTGGAGGATCAAATCAAATGCATTTGATAAAGTTGTATTATCGTAAATTCCGTCAGCTTCTTTATACATTAGCTGAATATTAGAGTAACGGGTTTTCCACTGTTCAAGGGAACGGATGGTCACACCAAGATCGTATTTATCCAGTGCGATATCCATACATTCCACAGAGTAAAAGTCATATCTCTTGCGCCACACTTGTACATACTTTCTCTTAATGTActcatctcttctttcctcaAATACATCTGCATAAGTGTTCAGTTTTATCATTCGTTTAGAATTCAAATGAGACTTCCATAGAACCCAGAACTTATCAAGGTGTTGCTGATCATACTTTTTCGCCAATTCTATGGAGAGTCTGTCTTTCATTCTAGCATTCAGTATACCACGTTTAATTAGTGTGATAAAGCGAAGTTTGATGAAAGCGTCACACTTCTGATTTTTAGCTGAGATGTTCTCAAACcgtttcttccaaagaataaaaaaccTTTTCGTTATATCGTTATTGTAGCATCGGGCCGACAGATCTCCGAGATCTTTTAATAATTGACGCTTAGTTCTAATGACCTTATAATATCTTTGTAATACCAGCTTGTCGTACTCTTTGCATAAAATATTAAGTTGAAATTTTTTATTCCATACTTCTAAACATTTCGAAGCGATTGATCTGTTGATGTTACTTTTACTTTGAAGTAATCTAGCTTTCAGTCTAATCTTTTTTAAGAAACGCTTTTTTAAGCTGTCAGTATATTGAGAGTCGGCCCTCACATAGCTATCACATTTATTTTTCCATTGGGTAAAGTACATTCCCAGGAGTTTTTCGTTACGGTTCGAAATGATATCAATACAATTGGATCTCTCCTGAACACGTTTTTTCCATGCCATTAAAAAGTGTTTCTGGAGAGATCTTGAATTCACATCTTGAAcctttgattttattttagcCAATGTATATGCAGACGTGATTGTCCTAAAGTATCTGCTTTTAATGAAGAGATCACTTTTATCATACAAGTCAATCCGGTAGCTCTCTACATTTCTAAAGCGGGATATCCATATTTTTAGGCATGGACGCAGTGCCAAGGTTCTTTCCGAAATGACAGACAGTTCTGATAAATGCCTATTATGTCTATACTGAAGTTTCCACAGAGTCAAGTATTTGGCCAGCAAATGACGTTTGATAGCGATTGGGTTGAAATGATTTTTACACATCTTTAATTTCCACGATCTGAGTGAATTTGCTAACAACAACTTATTCCTAGTTTGGATCACATTATTCGAAGATGAATGTAATCTCTCATGCTTCGACTTAATTTTAACAAAAGTATTatctaagaagaagttatCTGCAATTTGTGATTTTGTAGCCAATTGATTCATGCTTCCAAGTAATCTGTTGAAACATTCAGTCTTTAATTTCTGTTCGTAAAACTGATCTGCATCTTCAGGCCACTGTTGTGTCTTAATTCTTAAAGTTTGTACCCATTGATCATaaaatttcttcttcacatACCGTCCCCATATCTCTTCTAGTTCTGCTAAATTATAGTTCAAAGAATACTTTAATCGCCAGCCTGAAAATACTCTCTTTAACAATAGCCTTTCGTTTTTAAATTGGAAGTTTGCTAGCTTCATAATAACATTTTCAGGTTCCAAAAGGAAAGCTGTTATAATTTCCTGGAGTGTATTGGAAAACTCATATCCTTTACTCAATTCGTTTTGAAGTGTAAGTAAATATTTATCCTCTAAGGGGTTCATATCAGCCTCATTCAAAAGGGTTATGTAGCGTTGGAATACACTTAAGAAATCTAATGTTAATCCATGTCgcagaagaaaaacctGAATCATATTGTATAAACGTAGCATAATAGGATTATTGACATTTCCATACAATCTCTTTTGGATATCAATTGGGTCTTCAAGGCCATTAGGTTGCAAATTAAAGTGTGTATACCCTTTTTCATCAgcattatcattatttcCATGGTTATTATCTGTCGATAACTTACCAAACACCTGGTCAAAGTACTTTTCTGGCTGTCTCACATTGTAATCATCGTCATTTCTGCGATCTTGCAAATTTACATTAATCTTCACGttatttccatttcctAGAATCGAGGAAGtgttctcttcttcatgtGCTATCACGTTAGACTTTTGTAAAAGCTCACTAAAATCCTTGTGAACTAACGATCCAGTCGAGTGTGTGTATTCTGGAGATATTAAGGCATCTGTAGAAGAGCCTATAGTTCCACTGAATTCAACATCTTccattgagaagaagaggttcaaagaaaaaaaaaatctaaagGAAAAACCTACTTCGACGTTatatcaatcaattttCGAGGAAGCTACTATCTAGAGCGATATTTTTGAACCTTTTGTCGTTAAGTTTTGTACCAAAACATCTTTGTTTAGAAATTATTGAATGGAAATCCTTTAATTTCCCACGATCCagattttgaaaaacatCAACTATTTCCATTGCAACTAAATTATAAACacataatatataaataagtTGTAGAAAACTTATATAGTAGTTAGAGACACGAAATAACACTCAATTGAGCCGTGTCTAAGTAACAAATCAATCAGttaaatattgaaaagaatgaagtACCATACACTGAGCTCAGTTGTATGTTTGCTGATCAGCTTGGTTGTTGTTCAAGCTAGAGGTCTATATTGGGAAAATGTTGAAATAGTGAAGGCAATTGACGTGTCCAAATCGTACGTAAATGAGGCTGCCGAAATCACCATTAGAAACACTGGCGAGGAACCTGATGACCTTTATTTGGTTGCATTTACAAGTGAGGTAGCTGATTCATTATCAATGTTCTCGTCAATGTTAAAGGGCAAGAATGTTTTCATCGAATGTGCTTTGACCAACAAGTTTAAGCACCTACCTAACGGACAAAAGGTCCAGTACGGATCTGTGAGACTACCAACTCCAGTGCAACCTGGCGAACAAATTGAGCTAGTTATTCGCTACTCTCACAAGGCTAACTTTTCCCCAGTCCCTAAACACATTGAAATGAGTGACACACAAACCTTAGTTCTAGAAACCGAAACTCTTCCATT is from Kluyveromyces marxianus DMKU3-1042 DNA, complete genome, chromosome 2 and encodes:
- the RTT109 gene encoding H3 histone acetyltransferase RTT109; the protein is MTLEDCLKDSLPLGEEFEIFNLQSPPRETSPIVFPEAGGNINKKNENIKTVKTQHFVALCHSQKVVFAVEIVVYFTIYLNSSAPTERLLFVSKADTNGYCSVKLNVGRIVRSIIAFILAIDPNHYLQKVKPGVRKLLASDHIIRRTTPVRKALKILSERKLDRYGINSKVHIPEHELYVKYPAATELITQISLFTRAEPQYLFSDSSKNPNKHILSGDKLLLWWLRIIDQVIVESFDDTTKATLQIPGEEKRIIANYLRRTKYKNWTVGDIFSKDPQDIALYRIPLFPDDPKGRFLEHLASDGRIHKVTVSTFWTELQARQEFRLGSTVSVIGVSGRYTGITNVLQPQDIVVTMSKNEFKNLKNYITGEEYDTSEGAEEAYMNIRDILKNNYASQMVKITGNFKSQVNAPQQNTNTINVINTLSIHRKPRA
- the PRE3 gene encoding proteasome core particle subunit beta 1 yields the protein MDGIQVDMNRLKKGEVSLGTSIMAVTFKDGVILGADSRTTTGAYIANRVTDKLTKVHDKIWCCRSGSAADTQAVADIVQYHLELYTSQYGEPTTKVAASIFKTLCYENKDNLTAGIIVAGYDEKNGGEVYSIPLGGSVHKQSYSIAGSGSAFIYGYCDKNYKENMTKEETINFVKHSLSQAIKWDGSSGGVIRMVILTAEGVERLIFYPEEYENL
- the SFI1 gene encoding Sfi1p, whose protein sequence is MEDVEFSGTIGSSTDALISPEYTHSTGSLVHKDFSELLQKSNVIAHEEENTSSILGNGNNVKINVNLQDRRNDDDYNVRQPEKYFDQVFGKLSTDNNHGNNDNADEKGYTHFNLQPNGLEDPIDIQKRLYGNVNNPIMLRLYNMIQVFLLRHGLTLDFLSVFQRYITLLNEADMNPLEDKYLLTLQNELSKGYEFSNTLQEIITAFLLEPENVIMKLANFQFKNERLLLKRVFSGWRLKYSLNYNLAELEEIWGRYVKKKFYDQWVQTLRIKTQQWPEDADQFYEQKLKTECFNRLLGSMNQLATKSQIADNFFLDNTFVKIKSKHERLHSSSNNVIQTRNKLLLANSLRSWKLKMCKNHFNPIAIKRHLLAKYLTLWKLQYRHNRHLSELSVISERTLALRPCLKIWISRFRNVESYRIDLYDKSDLFIKSRYFRTITSAYTLAKIKSKVQDVNSRSLQKHFLMAWKKRVQERSNCIDIISNRNEKLLGMYFTQWKNKCDSYVRADSQYTDSLKKRFLKKIRLKARLLQSKSNINRSIASKCLEVWNKKFQLNILCKEYDKLVLQRYYKVIRTKRQLLKDLGDLSARCYNNDITKRFFILWKKRFENISAKNQKCDAFIKLRFITLIKRGILNARMKDRLSIELAKKYDQQHLDKFWVLWKSHLNSKRMIKLNTYADVFEERRDEYIKRKYVQVWRKRYDFYSVECMDIALDKYDLGVTIRSLEQWKTRYSNIQLMYKEADGIYDNTTLSNAFDLILQKMDNLKLQDSKLVLYVEEKQAKLLLKWTNQWSMKMMKLKRNEESVQMFRARWNRANMRAIMSLWKEKTFSYPNSLAADDTRNISSQKEDIAFQTPMKPLDINSNGFTTIPGSERIKRNKMDRIKNRFSRARGAIPSPIKSTQILDSTAKTRLAGTEYNQTQPLQNSTDDTPHITGDASNLSLLNVNKRLAGKTKSISFNRIPHTTLFGFPSPQSAIEPSPKDLTVDLDFLDSDSLPERDDDSPTKRRTRPH